In Streptomyces sp. P3, one DNA window encodes the following:
- a CDS encoding NADH:flavin oxidoreductase/NADH oxidase family protein, with protein sequence MNTLDTPLTLPNGQVLPNRLMKSALSETLGDRNNAPDDRLGRLYSTWSRGGYGLLITGNVMVDGAHLGEPGNIVIEDEHHVDALSRWARTAQDAGVPIWAQLNHPGRQTNPLALGHTPVAPSPVAPKLPGAKTPRELRPAEIEEIIERFATAAAVCERAGFNGVQVQGAHGYLISQFLSPLSNRRDDDWGGDPGRRMRFVLEVVRRIRARVAPGFAVAVKLNSADFQRGGFSEDESRAVLSALAREGIDLIEVSGGSYESRAMSGEAAPSTRAREAYFLEYARTVRELVGGIPLAVTGGFRTRDGMRQAVRAGECDVVGIGRPAITTPDAARLILEGRAEMLTAHRMRYGMRSLLGRIADIKALDGALDLSWHTDQMHRLGDGLLPDLRRGQLATTIAMVRRNGRTSLRSKRGA encoded by the coding sequence ATGAACACCCTGGACACCCCCCTCACCCTCCCGAACGGCCAGGTGCTGCCCAACCGTCTGATGAAGTCGGCGCTGAGCGAGACGCTGGGTGACAGGAACAACGCGCCCGACGATCGGCTCGGCCGTCTGTACTCGACGTGGAGCCGTGGCGGGTACGGCCTCCTGATCACCGGCAACGTCATGGTCGATGGAGCCCACCTGGGTGAACCGGGCAACATCGTCATCGAGGACGAGCACCACGTCGACGCGCTCTCACGCTGGGCCAGGACAGCCCAGGACGCCGGTGTCCCGATCTGGGCGCAGCTCAACCACCCCGGGCGCCAGACCAATCCCCTGGCGCTCGGACACACGCCGGTGGCCCCCAGCCCGGTCGCACCGAAGCTGCCCGGAGCCAAGACGCCCCGCGAGCTGCGACCGGCGGAGATCGAGGAGATCATCGAGCGTTTCGCGACGGCCGCGGCCGTGTGCGAGCGGGCCGGTTTCAACGGAGTGCAGGTGCAAGGAGCCCACGGGTACCTCATCTCACAGTTCCTGTCACCGCTGTCCAACCGGCGCGACGACGACTGGGGCGGCGACCCCGGGCGGCGGATGCGTTTCGTCCTCGAGGTCGTCCGGCGCATCCGGGCCCGCGTCGCACCCGGCTTCGCGGTGGCCGTCAAGCTCAACTCCGCGGACTTCCAGCGCGGCGGCTTCAGCGAGGACGAATCCCGTGCCGTACTTTCCGCGCTGGCTCGCGAAGGCATCGACCTCATCGAGGTCAGCGGCGGCAGTTACGAGTCCAGGGCCATGAGCGGCGAGGCGGCACCCAGCACCAGGGCACGCGAGGCGTACTTCTTGGAGTACGCCCGTACCGTGCGTGAACTCGTGGGCGGCATCCCGCTCGCCGTCACCGGCGGATTCCGCACCCGCGACGGCATGCGGCAAGCCGTACGGGCCGGTGAGTGCGACGTGGTCGGCATCGGCCGGCCGGCGATCACCACGCCGGACGCCGCCCGGCTCATCCTCGAGGGGCGCGCCGAGATGCTCACCGCACACCGGATGCGCTACGGCATGAGAAGCCTGCTCGGCAGAATCGCCGACATCAAGGCACTCGACGGGGCGCTGGACCTGAGTTGGCACACGGACCAGATGCATCGCCTCGGCGACGGCCTGCTCCCCGACCTGAGGCGCGGTCAACTCGCCACCACCATCGCGATGGTGCGCAGAAACGGCCGTACCTCGTTGCGCTCCAAGCGAGGCGCGTGA